One window of Amaranthus tricolor cultivar Red isolate AtriRed21 chromosome 11, ASM2621246v1, whole genome shotgun sequence genomic DNA carries:
- the LOC130827584 gene encoding uncharacterized protein LOC130827584: MLKMEMKYPMTGKNVLVPIKNDESKSTLAYAASQSPRTAMEVYIELVANLDNAREVMTSMELPESGPSVHHNTFTEILSNPNYVNEHLDELISPTHSRGIGGGVMNTISTSHLGRRNANEVDSLDQEDEHIDSNSEEDDERREALDVAIRDDTPSQDWLRIDDVDQRLIDAWMTWNDDNSMNENGDFRIGQEFSSLDHLKKNVKAWAISNNRNLRVIELEPSKYVVQCTNAEDIV, from the coding sequence atgttaaaaatggagatgaaatatccgatgactgggaaaaatgtgttagtcccgattaagaatgatgaaagcaaaagtactcttgcttatgcggcatcacaatCCCCTAgaacggcaatggaggtttacattgaattggttgcaaatttggataatgcgagggaagtgatgactagcatggaacttccagaatcgGGTCCTAGTGTACACCATAATACATTCACTGAAATattaagtaacccaaattacgttaatgagcacttggatgagcttatctctccaactcattcacgtggcattggtggtggtgtaatgaacaccaTCTCCACGAGTCATTTGGGTAGGCGTAATGCAAACGAGGTTGATTCTTTAGATCAagaggatgagcatattgattctaattcagaggaggatgatgaaagaagagaagctctagatgtAGCGATTAGAGATGACACTCCATCTCAAgactggcttagaattgatgatgttgatcaaagattgattgatgcatggatgacctggaacgatgacaactccatgaatgaaaatggagactttaggatagggcaagagtttagctccttagaccaccttaagaagaatgttaaagcatgggcgattTCTAACAATAGAAATCTCCGTGTAATTGAGTtggagccttcaaagtacgttgtccaatgcactaatgcggaggatatagtttag